One genomic region from Thermoleptolyngbya sichuanensis A183 encodes:
- the trpD gene encoding anthranilate phosphoribosyltransferase, producing MSNAASPSSTSTTDASSSPLATDRDWSPLLQQLLDGRSLDADQAADLMEGWLSESIAPALSGAILAAIQAKGVSAGELAGMARVLQAQSLGKTVDGGLPAPLIDTCGTGGDGASTFNISTCVAFVAAAAGVAVAKHGNRAASSRVGSADVLEGLGVNLGAPPERIRAALREVGITFLFAPGWHPAMKAVAPIRKTLKVRTVFNLLGPLVNPLQPTGQVMGVFSPQLVETAAQALQQLGREEAIVLHGREKLDEAGLADWTDMAVLSGGTVRSHAVNPEALGLTSAPTSALRGGEVAENLEILRNVLQGKGTAAQQDVVALNAALALKVGNAIADATDDLDHTLRLGIVQAKDILSSGAAWAKVEALVDFLKG from the coding sequence ATGAGCAACGCTGCATCCCCCTCCTCAACCAGCACGACCGATGCTTCCTCTAGTCCCTTGGCCACAGACCGCGACTGGTCGCCCCTGCTGCAACAACTGCTCGACGGGCGATCGCTCGATGCAGACCAGGCCGCAGACCTGATGGAGGGCTGGCTATCGGAGTCGATTGCGCCCGCGCTGTCCGGAGCGATTCTGGCGGCAATCCAGGCGAAGGGCGTGTCGGCAGGCGAACTGGCCGGCATGGCGCGGGTGCTTCAGGCGCAGTCCCTCGGCAAGACGGTGGATGGAGGCTTGCCCGCGCCATTGATCGACACCTGCGGCACCGGGGGCGATGGTGCATCTACGTTTAATATCTCAACCTGCGTGGCCTTTGTGGCGGCGGCGGCAGGGGTGGCCGTGGCTAAGCATGGCAACCGGGCGGCCTCCAGTCGTGTCGGGTCGGCGGATGTGTTGGAAGGGCTGGGCGTGAACCTGGGCGCACCGCCAGAGCGAATTCGGGCGGCCTTGCGGGAAGTCGGCATTACGTTCCTCTTTGCCCCCGGCTGGCATCCGGCGATGAAGGCCGTCGCGCCCATCCGCAAGACGCTGAAGGTACGAACCGTGTTCAACCTGCTGGGGCCGCTGGTAAACCCGCTCCAGCCGACGGGGCAGGTGATGGGTGTGTTCAGCCCGCAGTTGGTGGAAACGGCGGCACAGGCGTTGCAGCAGCTTGGACGGGAAGAGGCGATCGTGCTGCACGGGCGCGAAAAGCTAGACGAGGCAGGGCTGGCAGACTGGACGGACATGGCGGTGCTGTCGGGTGGAACCGTGCGATCGCACGCCGTTAATCCCGAAGCGCTGGGCCTTACATCTGCGCCCACCAGTGCCCTGCGCGGCGGCGAAGTGGCGGAGAATCTAGAAATTTTGCGGAACGTGCTTCAGGGCAAAGGCACTGCGGCACAGCAGGATGTGGTGGCGCTAAACGCAGCCTTGGCGCTGAAGGTAGGCAATGCGATCGCTGACGCAACCGACGACCTCGATCACACGCTGCGACTGGGTATCGTGCAAGCAAAGGACATTCTCAGCAGCGGAGCCGCTTGGGCCAAGGTCGAGGCACTGGTGGACTTTTTGAAAGGGTAG
- a CDS encoding DUF4279 domain-containing protein has product MYAAPPTPCKRTYAILRIYPGDLDPTEVTERLGIQPTLCQWQGKLRHPGKPAHIASLNGWFLSSKDAVDSNDSRHHIDWILQQLAPRSEALRELQKMGARTDLFCFWESVDGHSGPVMSPQQMQKIADLELDCGYEVLVRSGR; this is encoded by the coding sequence ATGTATGCTGCTCCCCCTACCCCCTGTAAGCGAACCTACGCAATTCTACGGATTTATCCCGGCGATCTAGACCCTACCGAAGTCACGGAACGTTTGGGCATTCAGCCGACGCTGTGCCAGTGGCAGGGCAAACTGCGTCACCCCGGCAAGCCGGCCCACATTGCTTCGCTCAACGGCTGGTTTCTGTCGTCCAAAGATGCGGTCGATTCCAACGATTCGCGCCATCACATCGACTGGATTTTGCAGCAGTTGGCACCCCGGTCTGAGGCGCTAAGAGAGCTACAGAAGATGGGCGCACGGACAGATCTATTTTGTTTTTGGGAATCGGTAGATGGGCACAGCGGCCCGGTCATGTCGCCCCAGCAGATGCAGAAAATTGCCGATCTGGAATTGGACTGTGGCTATGAAGTGCTGGTTCGCAGCGGTCGCTGA
- a CDS encoding transposase: MEPLSGASWIVEFSHLDSSCFEAFLHSFAAQFPDDLHLIQVDNAAAHTAQTLTIPDNVILVFQPPYCPEVNPIERVWRELKRELAWVHFDDVCQLQHAISQWVCRLSAESLRSLTQWDWIVDALCVVGI, translated from the coding sequence GTGGAACCGCTGAGCGGTGCATCGTGGATAGTCGAGTTTTCTCATCTCGACAGTTCCTGTTTTGAGGCGTTTTTGCACAGCTTTGCGGCTCAGTTCCCCGATGATTTACATCTGATTCAGGTGGATAATGCCGCAGCCCATACGGCTCAGACCCTGACGATACCGGACAATGTCATCTTGGTGTTTCAGCCGCCTTATTGCCCTGAGGTCAATCCCATTGAGCGGGTCTGGCGGGAACTCAAGCGGGAGCTAGCTTGGGTTCACTTTGATGATGTTTGCCAACTCCAGCACGCCATCAGCCAGTGGGTTTGTCGCCTTTCGGCGGAGTCGCTGCGATCGCTGACTCAGTGGGATTGGATTGTCGATGCTCTATGTGTAGTGGGTATTTAG
- a CDS encoding NF041680 family putative transposase, protein MIFNELQQFRQTLYASLGNARDALFDLMDAVLVSACIVSFVRLSQSPVFRRQWSSTYEALRDSRLPRSKVLKLLVQQIPTQQQPLLAGDASRWNRPAARRLKDRTLSGRTGHAPIAGQNYSTLAWIAEDRGSWALPLRHERITSFETPASKAAFQLKQVTRQLAVRPLAIYDRGYGNASFVNQTAGIEADLLLRVTSNRCVYGAPPAYRGRGAPAKHGHKMKLNDPDTWSVPVETVEVDDPNWGRVRVSRWSAYHFRKSPKRAMEVLRVEVLETQSSTRRLAPLWLVWLGEQMPPLETLWLHYLRRFAIEHWYRFAKQRLYWTHPQFSSVSATEQWSSLMPLLSWQLWLARKDCTDHPLPWQAPQETLTPGRVAQAFAGILAAIGTPAPAPKPRGKSPGRGKGHKPTPRPCYPMVKKRASKRKTSEQSLNSPVATAA, encoded by the coding sequence ATGATTTTCAACGAACTTCAGCAATTTCGCCAAACGTTGTATGCCAGCTTGGGAAACGCCAGAGATGCCCTGTTTGATCTGATGGATGCCGTGTTAGTGAGTGCGTGCATCGTGTCGTTTGTGAGGCTATCGCAGAGTCCTGTCTTTCGTCGCCAGTGGTCGAGCACCTATGAAGCGTTGCGCGATAGCCGCCTACCCCGATCAAAGGTGCTGAAGCTGTTGGTGCAGCAGATACCGACTCAGCAGCAACCGTTGTTGGCAGGTGATGCGAGTCGGTGGAACCGTCCTGCTGCCAGGCGTTTGAAAGACCGCACCTTATCAGGCAGAACAGGACATGCCCCGATAGCCGGACAAAACTACAGTACCTTAGCCTGGATTGCTGAAGACAGGGGCAGTTGGGCATTACCATTGCGGCATGAGCGCATCACCAGCTTTGAAACACCCGCCAGTAAAGCGGCATTCCAACTCAAACAAGTGACTCGGCAGTTAGCGGTGCGTCCGTTGGCGATCTACGACCGAGGGTACGGCAATGCCAGTTTTGTCAACCAAACGGCAGGGATTGAGGCAGACTTGCTGCTGCGGGTTACATCCAATCGATGTGTCTATGGCGCGCCCCCAGCGTATCGAGGGCGAGGCGCACCTGCCAAGCATGGACATAAGATGAAACTCAATGACCCTGACACTTGGAGTGTCCCGGTCGAAACCGTTGAAGTCGATGATCCCAACTGGGGACGAGTGCGGGTCAGTCGTTGGAGTGCATACCATTTCCGCAAATCCCCCAAACGGGCAATGGAAGTGTTGCGCGTGGAGGTGCTGGAGACACAGAGCAGCACGCGACGCTTGGCTCCTTTGTGGTTAGTTTGGCTGGGTGAGCAGATGCCTCCGTTAGAAACCCTGTGGTTGCACTACCTCCGTCGCTTTGCCATTGAACACTGGTATCGCTTTGCCAAGCAGAGGCTATATTGGACACATCCCCAGTTCAGTTCTGTATCGGCAACCGAACAGTGGAGCAGCCTGATGCCGTTGCTCAGTTGGCAGTTGTGGTTAGCGCGAAAGGACTGTACTGACCACCCCTTGCCCTGGCAGGCACCGCAAGAAACGTTGACTCCGGGTCGGGTCGCACAAGCGTTTGCAGGCATTTTGGCAGCGATTGGCACCCCTGCTCCTGCGCCTAAACCTCGTGGTAAATCGCCAGGACGAGGCAAGGGGCACAAGCCAACTCCTCGTCCCTGCTATCCGATGGTCAAAAAACGAGCCTCGAAACGCAAGACATCCGAACAATCCCTGAACAGTCCGGTTGCAACAGCAGCTTAA